In the genome of Variibacter gotjawalensis, one region contains:
- the dksA gene encoding RNA polymerase-binding protein DksA, producing the protein MSVKTKAYRPTDKEQFMSERQRDYFRGKLLAWKEEILKEAKETLQHLQDENVNHPDLADRASSETDRAIELRARDRQRKLISKIDAAITRIDDGTYGYCEETGEPIAIRRLEARPIATLSLEAQERHERRERVYRDD; encoded by the coding sequence ATGTCTGTGAAGACGAAAGCGTATCGCCCGACCGACAAAGAGCAGTTCATGAGTGAACGGCAGCGGGATTATTTCCGCGGCAAGCTCTTGGCCTGGAAAGAAGAGATCCTCAAGGAAGCCAAGGAAACGCTGCAGCATCTGCAGGATGAGAACGTCAATCATCCCGACCTTGCTGACCGCGCATCTTCCGAGACCGATCGAGCCATTGAGCTTCGCGCACGCGACCGCCAGCGCAAGCTCATCTCGAAGATCGATGCCGCGATCACACGCATCGACGACGGCACGTACGGCTACTGCGAAGAGACCGGTGAGCCGATTGCGATCCGCCGCCTCGAGGCGCGCCCGATCGCAACGCTCTCGCTCGAAGCGCAGGAACGCCACGAGCGTCGCGAGCGCGTCTATCGCGACGATTGA
- a CDS encoding flagellar biosynthetic protein FliO: MLDSFNDLSTPVKLAIAVVVVLVLIVLVYFLFRGRGGGRVGGGSSARGRQPRLAVIDAAAVDQRRRLVLIRRDNVEHLVMIGGPTDIVIEPNILRSVPVSQPRELPAQGAQAAQVQQRDTATLPPPQSRELPPPMQSRELPPPLPEPREAPAMREPPPMRVPSRVPAPTRNEPRAEPMPAPIVRTPEPVRPPPFPPVQPRSDAPAPVAADNSLAEMASKLEAALRRPGAPRPPSSPLRAPPLAEPPPPIAPDAGPPTIRVPLPPVRRDPPKVEAPKVDTPKAEAPKTEAPKAEAAAAPSPQAAASAAPQPAKSDAPTSPGSPPIQKSVFDSLEEEMASLLKTGAPEKADGDKK; this comes from the coding sequence ATGCTCGATAGTTTCAACGATCTTTCGACGCCGGTGAAGCTGGCCATCGCGGTCGTCGTGGTGCTGGTGCTCATCGTGCTGGTGTACTTCCTGTTCCGTGGACGCGGTGGTGGCCGTGTCGGCGGCGGAAGCTCAGCGCGTGGACGTCAGCCGCGTCTCGCCGTGATCGATGCCGCAGCGGTCGACCAACGCCGCCGGCTCGTCCTCATCCGCCGCGACAACGTCGAGCATCTCGTCATGATTGGCGGCCCGACCGACATCGTGATCGAGCCGAACATTCTGCGCTCCGTCCCGGTCTCGCAGCCGCGCGAACTGCCGGCACAAGGCGCGCAGGCCGCGCAGGTGCAACAGCGCGACACCGCGACGTTGCCGCCGCCGCAATCGCGTGAGCTGCCGCCGCCGATGCAGTCGCGTGAATTGCCGCCGCCATTGCCGGAGCCGCGTGAGGCACCGGCGATGCGTGAGCCGCCGCCGATGCGCGTTCCGTCGCGCGTCCCGGCACCGACGCGCAACGAGCCACGCGCCGAACCGATGCCGGCGCCGATCGTGAGGACGCCGGAGCCGGTGCGCCCGCCGCCGTTCCCGCCGGTTCAGCCGCGTTCGGACGCGCCCGCCCCGGTTGCCGCCGACAATTCGCTCGCCGAGATGGCGAGCAAGCTCGAAGCCGCGTTGCGCCGTCCTGGCGCGCCGCGTCCGCCGTCGTCGCCGTTGCGCGCACCGCCGCTCGCGGAGCCGCCGCCGCCGATCGCTCCGGACGCCGGACCGCCGACGATCCGCGTGCCGTTGCCGCCCGTGCGACGCGATCCGCCGAAGGTCGAAGCACCGAAGGTGGACACTCCCAAGGCCGAAGCCCCGAAGACCGAAGCTCCGAAGGCCGAGGCGGCCGCCGCTCCGTCGCCGCAAGCCGCCGCCTCTGCTGCTCCGCAGCCGGCGAAGAGCGATGCGCCGACATCGCCGGGATCGCCGCCGATCCAGAAATCGGTATTCGACAGCCTCGAAGAAGAGATGGCGAGCCTGCTCAAGACCGGCGCGCCCGAGAAGGCCGACGGCGACAAGAAGTAA
- a CDS encoding DUF4214 domain-containing protein has product MLELVNKFRADPSGEYGRLTGSGADGNVTAAINYFGVDRGSLLAQLNATAAVAPLAWSSALNGAAASHNANMIAYDQQSHQLPNEQSLAQRATNAGFNGYTALGENIYAFADNLVSGHAGFVIDWGYDVEDIMSNGQLYADWRTRGDGMQDPAGHRINLANSAYKEIGISVVAESNSATSVGPYVISQELGARSGYAAQFVGVIINDSDNDNFYDIGEGLSGVLITLKSGSQTYTTTSWDSGGWQLAVPPGSYTITFSGGGLSGTVTKTATLGNANVKVDAEAADAFGADPFAGDDTLFGTPGNDVIYAFDGNDIVRGLDGNDLLDGGSGSDVLDGGLGADQLFGRDGNDYLNGGEVFSLSANQGAVYRLYGATFDRAPDFVGFTSWAAGLASGQQTLTSVANAFVVSAEFQQTYGALSNPQFVALLYNNVLDRAPDQSGFTSWVAYLDAGASRASVLLGFSESSEFKSISAMGEMGYASEVVYGQSVGQIYRLYDTIFGREPDVGGFTGWVGGNNSGASLQSITTQFVQSAEFRQT; this is encoded by the coding sequence ATGCTCGAGCTCGTCAACAAATTCAGGGCCGATCCATCGGGCGAATACGGCCGATTAACTGGATCAGGGGCGGACGGCAATGTTACTGCGGCGATCAACTATTTTGGCGTCGACCGTGGATCGCTGCTGGCACAACTTAATGCGACAGCGGCAGTCGCACCGCTGGCTTGGAGCAGCGCGCTCAACGGCGCTGCTGCAAGCCATAATGCAAACATGATCGCTTACGATCAACAAAGTCACCAGCTTCCGAACGAGCAGAGCCTTGCACAGCGCGCCACAAACGCTGGATTTAACGGATACACCGCGCTTGGCGAAAACATCTACGCGTTCGCCGATAACTTGGTCTCGGGCCATGCAGGCTTCGTGATCGATTGGGGTTACGACGTAGAGGACATCATGTCGAACGGTCAGCTTTATGCTGATTGGCGAACGCGCGGTGACGGCATGCAAGATCCAGCTGGTCATCGCATCAACCTTGCGAATAGCGCTTACAAAGAAATTGGTATCTCGGTCGTCGCGGAAAGCAACTCGGCAACGAGCGTTGGCCCCTACGTGATCTCGCAGGAGCTTGGCGCACGGTCGGGATACGCCGCGCAGTTTGTCGGCGTGATAATCAATGACAGCGACAACGATAATTTTTACGATATCGGGGAAGGATTAAGCGGCGTTTTAATCACTCTAAAGAGCGGCTCGCAGACCTATACCACAACGAGCTGGGATTCTGGCGGCTGGCAACTAGCGGTGCCGCCGGGGTCATACACGATTACATTCAGTGGCGGCGGTCTGTCGGGGACGGTGACAAAGACGGCAACGCTTGGAAACGCTAATGTCAAAGTCGACGCTGAAGCGGCTGATGCGTTTGGTGCGGATCCTTTCGCAGGAGATGATACGCTTTTCGGTACTCCCGGAAACGATGTTATCTACGCGTTTGATGGCAACGACATTGTCAGGGGCCTTGACGGAAACGATCTTCTCGACGGCGGCTCTGGCTCCGATGTACTCGACGGCGGTCTAGGGGCCGACCAATTGTTCGGTCGCGACGGCAACGACTATCTCAACGGCGGTGAAGTATTCAGTCTATCGGCAAACCAGGGGGCCGTTTATCGGCTCTACGGCGCGACGTTTGATAGAGCTCCCGACTTCGTCGGCTTCACTTCGTGGGCAGCGGGACTAGCGAGCGGTCAGCAAACGCTGACGTCGGTAGCGAATGCTTTTGTCGTTTCGGCCGAGTTCCAGCAGACATATGGCGCGCTGTCGAATCCGCAGTTCGTTGCGCTGCTTTACAACAACGTTCTGGACCGAGCTCCCGATCAGAGCGGCTTTACTTCGTGGGTTGCATACCTAGATGCAGGCGCATCGCGTGCAAGCGTGCTGCTCGGATTCTCGGAGTCCTCTGAGTTCAAGTCCATCTCTGCAATGGGGGAGATGGGTTATGCTTCTGAGGTCGTTTATGGACAATCGGTTGGCCAGATCTACAGGCTGTACGATACGATCTTTGGTCGCGAGCCGGATGTCGGCGGCTTTACTGGTTGGGTTGGAGGAAATAATTCTGGAGCTTCGCTTCAGAGTATCACCACTCAGTTTGTGCAA
- a CDS encoding GNAT family N-acetyltransferase, with product MSALTIRKLTAAEADAKQSELADVLVDAVANGASVNFMTGFTHDEALVFWRGQIDGVASGDRSLLAASDGRSIVGTVIVYFMQQPNQPHRAEIGKMLVHSSLRRQGLGRRLLEAAEAEALAAGRTLLMLDTETGSAGDKLYRACGWIEFGKVPGHAYRPGGKLATTTFFYKNLSETHRAPPARG from the coding sequence GTGAGCGCTCTCACGATTCGCAAGCTCACCGCCGCCGAAGCCGACGCCAAGCAGAGTGAGCTTGCCGACGTTCTTGTCGACGCGGTAGCAAACGGCGCGTCCGTAAACTTCATGACAGGCTTCACGCACGACGAAGCGCTCGTCTTCTGGCGGGGCCAAATCGATGGCGTCGCGAGCGGCGATCGCTCGCTGCTCGCCGCCAGCGATGGCCGCAGCATCGTCGGCACAGTGATCGTTTATTTCATGCAGCAGCCGAACCAGCCGCACCGCGCCGAGATCGGCAAGATGCTCGTGCACTCATCGCTGCGGCGGCAGGGATTGGGACGGCGTCTCTTAGAGGCTGCCGAGGCTGAAGCGCTTGCGGCGGGACGCACGCTTCTGATGCTGGATACGGAGACCGGCAGCGCCGGAGACAAGCTCTACCGCGCGTGCGGCTGGATCGAATTCGGCAAGGTGCCGGGTCACGCCTATCGACCGGGCGGCAAACTCGCCACGACGACGTTCTTCTACAAGAACCTCAGCGAGACCCACCGCGCGCCGCCGGCGCGCGGCTAG